In a single window of the Gemmatimonadota bacterium genome:
- a CDS encoding VOC family protein, which produces MNPIDPRVSIGHVHLKVADIERALGFWRDVLGFEVQQRMGQSAVFLSAGGYHHHLGLNTWESRGGSPPSPRSTGLYHVAILYPDRATLADALRRVMAAGIPLEGASDHGVSEAIYLRDPDGNGVELYRDRPMAEWPRDEQGELAMTLDPFDLQALLAEAP; this is translated from the coding sequence ATGAATCCCATCGACCCACGCGTCTCAATTGGTCACGTCCACCTCAAGGTGGCGGATATCGAGCGCGCGCTTGGCTTCTGGCGCGACGTCCTCGGCTTCGAAGTCCAGCAGCGGATGGGGCAGTCGGCCGTCTTCCTCTCGGCCGGCGGCTACCACCATCACCTGGGCCTCAACACCTGGGAAAGCCGAGGCGGCTCGCCGCCGAGCCCGCGCAGCACCGGGCTCTATCACGTGGCGATCCTCTATCCCGATCGCGCCACCCTCGCCGATGCGCTCCGCCGCGTGATGGCGGCCGGGATCCCGCTCGAGGGGGCGTCGGATCATGGTGTGAGCGAGGCGATCTATCTCCGTGATCCGGATGGCAATGGCGTCGAACTCTATCGCGATCGGCCGATGGCGGAATGGCCGCGCGACGAGCAGGGCGAACTCGCGATGACACTCGACCCCTTTGACCTGCAGGCACTGCTGGCCGAGGCACCGTGA